Sequence from the Thermococcus nautili genome:
GGGCAACACGTACCTATACCTTCCCGTCTACCTGAACTGGTCTCTCCGTCCGCTGGGACTAACTCCAATTTTTGTTGACTGGAACGCTTCCAACGTCACCGGAAACGTCCTTATCGTGTCAGTACCATTCTGGGGCGAATTTGCGGGCTTTCTTTCGGTGACGTACCGTGCTAACGTAACAATTGAATACTACAAGAATGTCAGCGTCAGGGAAGTGATTCTCAGGCACGTCAACGGGCAGAAAGTTCCGGCCGAGCCCGCCGCGAGGGCTCATCTCACGGTCACGATGAGGGCAGGGTACCTTTCAAAGTTCGACCCGTATCTCGAGCTGGCAAAAATCATCTCCGAGAAAACAGGAAAAATTTTGAGGCCCTCAGATAAACCTTGAGCTCCTAACCCTCAGCTCTCCCCTTTCGTGGAGTTCCAGTAGGATTTTTGCTATCCTTTCCCCGGCCCTTCCGTCGCCGAAGGGGTTCGGAGCGTTCGCCATCTTCTCGTAGAACTCTTCGTCTTCCATCAGCCGTCTAAGGTAACCGAGGGCGCGGTCCTTTTCAAGGCCGACGAGTATGTTTCCGCCGGCCTCCACAGTCTCCGGCCTCTCTGTGTTGTATCGGAGGGTCAGGCAGGGTACGCCGAGGATTATAGCCTCCTCCTGTATTCCCCCTGAATCGGTCATTATTGCAAAGGCGTTCTTCTCGAGCCCGAGGAAGTCGAGGTAGCCGAGGGGCTTTGTGACCGTGAGGTTCTCAATCGCCTCCACTCTCTCCAGCAGTCCAAACTCCTCCAGCCTCTTCCTCGTGCGCGGGTGCATTGGGTATATAGCTCTCATCGGCAGGCTTTCAAGGATTTGGACGAGCTTCTCAAGGTTCTCCCGGCTGTCGGTGTTCTCCGCCCGGTGGGCCGTTATGAGGACGTATTCCTTTGGTTTAAGGTTAAACCTCTCAAGGACGTCGCTCTTCTTCTCAGCCACCTCGGCGTTCTGCAAAACCGCATCAACAATCGTGTTGCCGACGACGTAGACGTTCTCGGTTATCCCCTCGCGTTCGAGGTTTTTCTTAGCCTCCTCAGTCGGCGGAAAGAGAACCTCGCTCGCGTGGTCTGCAAGAATCCTGTTTATCTCCTCTGGCATCGTTCTGTCAAAGCTTCTCAAGCCGGCCTCGACGTGAGCTACCGGAATCTTCAGCTTGACGCTGGCCAGAGCTCCAGCCAGAACCGTGTTGGTGTCGCCCTGAACGAGCGTAACATCTGGCCTCTCGTCCATCAAAACCCTCTCTATTTTTATCATCGCCTTTCCGGTCTGCTCCGCCTGTGTTCCAGAGCCGACTTCGAGGTGGTAGTCTATCCTCGGAAGCTCAAGCTCCTCAAGGAAGACGCTGCTCATCTCGTAGTCGTAGTGCTGACCTGTGTGGATTAGAAGGGGCTCTACGTCCCTCTCAAGGAACGCCCTTATGACCGGCGCGAGCTTTATTATCTCCGGCCTCGTTCCAAAGACGAAAGCGGGCTTCAAAACTCACCCCTCCCGATGCCCTTGAAGAGGAAGCCCCTCGGCGGGTTCTCGACCACGTGCCTGCCGTCTATGAGAATTCTCGTCCGCATGAGCTTTCCGAGTTTTTCCCAGTCGAGGGACTTGAACGCCGTGTGGTCGGTGGCAATAACGACGGCGTCCGCGTTTTCAACCGCTTCCTCGACGCTCCCGCTCGTGCCCGGGACGAAGGGGTCGTAGGTTTTAACGGCCTTCACGTCCCCCTCTATCTCTTCGATGAAGGCCAGCGCCGGCGAGTTCCTCGTGTCGTCGCTGTCGCCCTTGTATGCCAGTCCGAGGACCGCTATGGTGGCGTCCTCGGGCGGAACGTTCAGCTCCTTAAGCGCCGAGAAGAGCAAATCCTTCGTAAAGAGGGGCATAGAGTCGTTTATCTCCCTCGCGAGCTTTATGAGCCCGAAGTCCTCTTTGGCTGGCCAGAGGAGGAGGTGCGGGTCCTTCGGGAGGCAGTGGCCGCCGACCCCTATCCCGGGGGTGTGGATTCTAACGCGCGGGTGCGTGTTGGCAAGCTCTATTGCCTCGAAGACGTCTATCCCGTACTGGTGAGCGAGAAAGGCGAACTCGTTCGCCAAAGCTATGTTCACATCCCTGAAGGTGTTCTCCATCAGCTTGACGACCTCACTGACGGTCGAGTTCGTCTTGAACGTCTGCCCCTTGACGAAGGAGCGGTAGAGCCTTTCGGCCATCTCGGCGCTCTCGGGCGTTATCCCGCCGAAGATGCGGGAGTTGTAGACGAGCTCCTTAAAAATCCTGCCCGGCATTACCCTCTCCGGCGCGTGGACCATGTAGAAGTCCTTTCCCGCCTTGAAGCCCGTCAGCTCCTCGATGAGCTTCGCCATCTTAACTGTCGTGAGGGGCGGAACGGTGCTCTCTATGACCACCAGCGAGCCCCTTTTCATGGCCTTTGCAACGGTTTTAACGGCGCTCTCAAGGTAGCTCAGGTCCGGCGTTTTGTCCTCCCTCAGGGGGGTTTGAACACAGATTATGTACGCATCCTTCCCCCGTATCTCCTCTGGGTCTGAGGTTGCCCTGAGGTTGCCGCTTTCAACGGCCTTTCTGAGCAGCTCGTCTATCTCGGGCTCGACGATGTGGGCTTTCCCCGAGTTTATCTTCTCGACTACTTCTTCCCTTATTTCATAACCGGTGACATTGAAACCGGCGTTCGCGAACATTATCGCCGTTGGGAGGCCTATGTAGCCGAGGCCTATGACCGCTATCTCCCTTATCCCGTCCATCACTTCCACCGGAGCGGGTTGGAACGGCCGGATAAAAGCCTTTTTGAGGTAACGATTTTGAAAGCGTTGGAACCGTTTTGGTGCGCCTATCAAGAACTTCCTTCGCCTGGACACTCTTGTTCACTTAGCCCGGTAGTAGTGGCCCGGCGAAAACCTACATCATGGAAGGAAAGCGTTAGAAAGCGTTTTTCATTGAAAGGAGCCATCTGAAACGTCCGAAAAAACGCTTCTGCAACCGTTTTTTGGAAAGCCTTATATTGGACAAAGCCGTTCACTCATCGGCGGGTGGTAGAATGAAGGTGTGGATTGACATCACGAACGCGCCTCACGTTCACTTTTTCAAGGGCCTCATCAGGGAACTGGAGAAGACTGGCCACGAGGTTCTAATCACGACGAGGGAGTTCGACGGTCTTACCGGAATTCTCGACATGTTCGGTTTCGACTACTACGTGGTCGGAAAGCACGGGGGTTCCACCCTTGAGGGCAAGCTCATCGCGAGCGCCGAGAGGGTTTACAAGCTCAGCCGGCTGATAATCGAGGAAAAGCCTGATTTGGCGGTTTACAAACACTCGGTCGAGGCACCGCGCGTTGCCTTCGGCCTCGGGATTCCGAGCATAGGCTTCGTTGATAACGAGACCGCCATAGCCCAAAACAAGCTCATACTCCCCTTCACGAAGCTCCTCCTCTTCCCGAAGGCGATAGACGCCTACGAGCTCCTCAAGTGCGGCGCCGACCCCAACGGCATGAAGCCCGTAAACGGCTTCTCGGAACTGGCGCATCTCTACGGCTTCAGGCCCGACAGAAAGGTTCTCAGGGAGCTCGGCCTCAGGAGGAACGGCTACATAGTGATGCGCACCGAGCCGGTCAAGGCCAACTACTTCAACGGGCCAGAGAGGAGCGTCCTCGAAGACGTTATCCCCCTCCTACCCGAGATGCCCATCGTGCTCTTCCCGAGGACGGAGGAGCAGAGGAGGCGTTTTGAGCGCTTTGACAACGTGATAATGCCCGAGAAGCCCGTTGACAGTTTAAGCCTCCTCTACTACGCGAGGCTCATGATAGGGGCCGGTGGGACTATGAACAGGGAGGCGATAGCCCTCGGAACACCGACAATCTCGACCTACCCCGGAAGGCTCCTCGCGGTCACGAGGTGGCTCGTCGAGCTCGGTGTCAAGTTCCACTCAACTGACCCGGCGGAGGTTGCCGAGGTCGCGGAAAGGATGATAGAGGCCAACGGGAGTTACAGGAACTACATAAGGAGCGTTGTC
This genomic interval carries:
- a CDS encoding UDP-N-acetyl-D-mannosamine dehydrogenase is translated as MDGIREIAVIGLGYIGLPTAIMFANAGFNVTGYEIREEVVEKINSGKAHIVEPEIDELLRKAVESGNLRATSDPEEIRGKDAYIICVQTPLREDKTPDLSYLESAVKTVAKAMKRGSLVVIESTVPPLTTVKMAKLIEELTGFKAGKDFYMVHAPERVMPGRIFKELVYNSRIFGGITPESAEMAERLYRSFVKGQTFKTNSTVSEVVKLMENTFRDVNIALANEFAFLAHQYGIDVFEAIELANTHPRVRIHTPGIGVGGHCLPKDPHLLLWPAKEDFGLIKLAREINDSMPLFTKDLLFSALKELNVPPEDATIAVLGLAYKGDSDDTRNSPALAFIEEIEGDVKAVKTYDPFVPGTSGSVEEAVENADAVVIATDHTAFKSLDWEKLGKLMRTRILIDGRHVVENPPRGFLFKGIGRGEF
- the wecB gene encoding non-hydrolyzing UDP-N-acetylglucosamine 2-epimerase, which produces MKPAFVFGTRPEIIKLAPVIRAFLERDVEPLLIHTGQHYDYEMSSVFLEELELPRIDYHLEVGSGTQAEQTGKAMIKIERVLMDERPDVTLVQGDTNTVLAGALASVKLKIPVAHVEAGLRSFDRTMPEEINRILADHASEVLFPPTEEAKKNLEREGITENVYVVGNTIVDAVLQNAEVAEKKSDVLERFNLKPKEYVLITAHRAENTDSRENLEKLVQILESLPMRAIYPMHPRTRKRLEEFGLLERVEAIENLTVTKPLGYLDFLGLEKNAFAIMTDSGGIQEEAIILGVPCLTLRYNTERPETVEAGGNILVGLEKDRALGYLRRLMEDEEFYEKMANAPNPFGDGRAGERIAKILLELHERGELRVRSSRFI
- a CDS encoding DUF354 domain-containing protein; protein product: MKVWIDITNAPHVHFFKGLIRELEKTGHEVLITTREFDGLTGILDMFGFDYYVVGKHGGSTLEGKLIASAERVYKLSRLIIEEKPDLAVYKHSVEAPRVAFGLGIPSIGFVDNETAIAQNKLILPFTKLLLFPKAIDAYELLKCGADPNGMKPVNGFSELAHLYGFRPDRKVLRELGLRRNGYIVMRTEPVKANYFNGPERSVLEDVIPLLPEMPIVLFPRTEEQRRRFERFDNVIMPEKPVDSLSLLYYARLMIGAGGTMNREAIALGTPTISTYPGRLLAVTRWLVELGVKFHSTDPAEVAEVAERMIEANGSYRNYIRSVVAGLENPMDAILREIETYEENGTFEVSEAGNLRGYVSLDEGRN